One genomic region from Cygnus atratus isolate AKBS03 ecotype Queensland, Australia chromosome 18, CAtr_DNAZoo_HiC_assembly, whole genome shotgun sequence encodes:
- the ZNF750 gene encoding zinc finger protein 750 produces MSLLKERKPKKPHYIPRPPGKPFKYKCFQCPFTCNEKSHLFNHMKYGLCKNSITLVSEQDRVIKCPKASSLEPKQINQLDTAVKATSSKSVTNVLSNLDSKPQYAFPKEDAKENVELQNQATTTAIQGQKTAIQKELTPASTTTESAISMQPLLDSIVRPSAFVPVGEHRDSKGPETSEVSEIISLPNKSSPFHTKSAFHAPSHPWKAGSPFLPEFPHKVPPTKGFGSISPYMQPMIPEYSPHFYEHRLAIYTPYLLPGNSECESSALSVYGTQDQRHFLPHPGPLPKPINPSAYEHYRLFQQYHSAPPIPYGFCRPTDPPFYRFSHVAGINRDQSSHLMEETTLLYPASLSPSQQYPLGSHKKQADYEKEMTLLHAKSHSKDDQNERENAKMSPLAGSAATGSPGRPSPTNFTQTSHACEGLFDLSNKSSSTSLGKYDQPEENFTAFRPVRKSTDQPTQLQSVPTQQDRDDSPASINVTDEDSYTPNECPNNEGSLSNTEEDTGIAPLNLSKKADTNAGPAHEHAYKTTSKTESQNFLELQDMPLNLSVKDSCNTGSLKTSSHSPSRDNGAATSPNPENENSGADVCNPKNPTNSVCNKSFLAHRNEAQDLRIIDSCDEQKQTAAVALCQLAAYSPSKVRMDNEGQSPQDCNTSCTEPALNSSDTQDTQCNQKVKGQKRTNQKESAKSQQGTKRVRPNDCSRVFTLRKRTRVS; encoded by the exons atgagTCTCCTCAAAGAACGTAAACCAAAGAAGCCTCATTACATCCCAAGACCACCAGGAAAGCCATTTAAGTATAAGTGCTTTCAGTGCCCCTTTACTTGCAATGAGAAATCCCATCTTTTTAACCACATGAAGTATGGCCTCTGCAAAAACTCCATTACTTTAGTATCAGAGCAGGATCGCGTTATCAAGTGTCCAAAGGCTAGCTCCTTGGAGCCAAAACAGATCAATCAGCTCGACACTGCAGTCAAAGCAACTTCTTCTAAATCTGTCACCAATGTACTGTCAAATCTCGATTCAAAGCCTCAATACGCTTTTCCAAAAGAAGATGCCAAGGAAAACGTTGAATTACAAAACCAGGCAACAACCACAGCAATTCAAGGACAAAAAACTGCAATTCAGAAGGAATTAACCCCTGCCAGTACTACAACAGAAAGTGCCATCAGCATGCAGCCTCTTTTGGACAGCATTGTACGGCCCTCAGCTTTTGTTCCTGTAGGAGAACACAGAGATAGCAAAGGCCCAGAAACTAGTGAAGTATCTGAAATTATATCGCTCCCTAACAAAAGTTCACCTTTTCACACTAAATCTGCATTTCATGCACCAAGTCACCCCTGGAAAGCAggctctcctttcctcccagaATTTCCACATAAAGTTCCTCCCACAAAAGGCTTTGGTTCCATCTCACCTTACATGCAGCCAATGATTCCAGAGTACTCGCCCCATTTTTATGAGCATAGGCTGGCCATCTACACACCTTACTTGCTTCCAGGTAATTCAGAGTGTGAAAGCTCTGCTCTGTCCGTCTACGGCACACAAGACCAGAGACACTTTCTTCCCCATCCTGGGCCACTTCCAAAACCCATAAATCCATCAGCATATGAACACTATCGATTATTCCAACAATATCATTCCGCTCCTCCTATACCGTATGGATTTTGTAGGCCAACCGATCCTCCGTTTTACCGATTTTCACACGTAGCTGGTATTAACAGGGATCAAAGCTCTCATCTAATGGAAGAAACTACCTTGTTGTATCCAGCTTCTTTAAGTCCATCCCAACAATACCCTCTAGGTTCGCATAAAAAACAAGCGgactatgaaaaagaaatgacattaCTGCATGCCAAAAGTCATTCCAAAGATGACCAAAATGAACGCGAGAATGCTAAAATGAGCCCTCTGGCAGGAAGCGCAGCAACAGGCTCCCCAGGTAGACCTAGCCCAACCAACTTCACCCAGACAAGCCACGCATGTGAGGGCTTATTTGACCTCTCCAACAAGTCATCTTCCACATCGCTTGGCAAGTATGATCAACCAGAAGAAAACTTCACAGCTTTCAGACCTGTGAGAAAAAGCACTGACCAACCAACTCAACTTCAAAGTGTGCCGACACAGCAAGATCGTGACGATTCACCTGCCAG CATTAATGTCACTGATGAAGATTCATACACACCTAACGAATGCCCTAACAATGAAGGTTCACTGTCCAACACCGAAGAAGACACAGGAATAGCTCCCCTTAATCTTTCAAAAAAGGCTGACACAAATGCAGGACCTGCTCATGAACATGCATACAAAACTACATCCAAAACAGAAAGTCAGAACTTTCTAGAACTGCAAGATATGCCTCTGAACCTCTCGGTAAAAGATTCCTGCAACACAGGAAGCCTGAAAACGTCATCCCACAGTCCATCTCGTGATAATGGTGCTGCTACTTCTCCGAaccctgaaaatgaaaactctgGCGCAGATGTGTGTAACCCCAAGAACCCTACTAACAGCGTCTGCAACAAATCTTTCCTGGCTCACCGTAACGAAGCTCAAGACTTACGAATAATCGATAGTTGTgatgaacagaaacaaacagcagctgtaGCTCTCTGTCAGCTGGCTGCATACAGCCCTAGCAAAGTTAGAATGGACAACGAAGGGCAGAGTCCTCAGGACTGTAATACTTCGTGTACAGAACCTGCACTTAATTCTTCTGATACTCAGGATACTCAGTGCAATCAAAAagtaaaaggacaaaaaaggaCAAATCAAAAAGAATCAGCAAAATCACAGCAAGGCACTAAAAGAGTAAGGCCAAATGACTGTAGCCGAGTCTTTACTTTAAGGAAGAGAACAAGAGTATCTTAA